GAAGCTGCCAGAGCTGACGGGCTTCGCGCAGCATGAGCGAGGAGACCGGGAAGACCATGTCCCCGCCGGCCATGGCGGGATCGTTCAGGAGCCGGTCCCAGGCCTTCTGGCGACCGGCGGGAGTCTGCAGGGAGCGCAGAAAGGCGAACAGATCAAATGCCTCTTCGGCATCAAGGGCTTCGAGGTGTTCCGGCTGGATTGATTTTTCCGTGCCGGCCAGGAGCAGAATTTTTTCCAGCTCGTTGCGCAGGGCGATGGTGCTGAGCGGCAGGGATTCGGCCAGGATTTTCTTGACGCCATGGGCGTAGGTCAGCCCGTGGCGCGCGGCGAAACGATCCAGTTCCTGGCCGATGGTGGCGCGCGAGAGTCCGGGGTGTTCCCAAACCCAGCCCCTTTTTTGCGCGGCGTCCCAGTATTTGCCCTTGCTCACAGTCTTCGGCACAGCGGATTTGCCGGACTTCCATTCGCCTTCAAGACAGAAAATGGGCCAGACCGAGGGTCTGGCCATGGCCAGGAGGGCTCCCATCCGTGTCCAGAATTCGTCATTCTGGTCCTGCGCCCGGCGCAGGACCACGGCGTTGGGCGGCCCCATCATGGAGGGAACGGTCAGGGTTTGCCAGAAGCGGTCCGGAAGTTCTTCGTCTCCCCAAAAGA
This DNA window, taken from Desulfomicrobium sp. ZS1, encodes the following:
- a CDS encoding DNA polymerase III subunit delta; its protein translation is MTRQGFSFLVCADPELLKDRVDELLEGHGFAVRIFWGDEELPDRFWQTLTVPSMMGPPNAVVLRRAQDQNDEFWTRMGALLAMARPSVWPIFCLEGEWKSGKSAVPKTVSKGKYWDAAQKRGWVWEHPGLSRATIGQELDRFAARHGLTYAHGVKKILAESLPLSTIALRNELEKILLLAGTEKSIQPEHLEALDAEEAFDLFAFLRSLQTPAGRQKAWDRLLNDPAMAGGDMVFPVSSLMLREARQLWQLLHGEDGKVQLYPSLKTEKKRLAQRLGPARISRFWDIVLQADTDIKTGRLKPAQAMENLVKEAQRLW